The proteins below come from a single Fusobacterium russii ATCC 25533 genomic window:
- a CDS encoding ClbS/DfsB family four-helix bundle protein: MRVYKDKEELKTEINKAFEKYILEFDNIPENLKDKRADEVDRTPAENLAYQVGWTSLVLKWEEDEKKGLQVKTPSDEFKWNQLGELYQWFTDTYAHLSLQELKTKLNENIHSIYAMIDSLSEEELFEPHMRKWADEATKTATWEVYKFIHVNTVAPFGTFRTKIRKWKKIVL; the protein is encoded by the coding sequence TTGAGAGTATACAAAGATAAAGAAGAACTCAAAACTGAAATAAATAAAGCATTTGAGAAGTATATTTTAGAATTCGACAATATTCCAGAAAATTTAAAAGATAAGAGAGCTGATGAAGTTGATAGAACTCCAGCAGAAAACCTTGCTTATCAGGTTGGCTGGACAAGTTTAGTTCTTAAATGGGAAGAAGATGAAAAAAAGGGGCTTCAAGTAAAAACGCCATCGGATGAATTTAAATGGAATCAACTTGGTGAATTGTATCAGTGGTTTACGGATACCTATGCTCACCTATCCTTGCAAGAATTGAAGACAAAATTAAATGAAAATATTCATTCTATCTATGCAATGATTGATTCGTTGAGTGAAGAAGAATTATTTGAACCGCATATGAGAAAATGGGCTGATGAAGCGACCAAAACAGCAACTTGGGAAGTGTATAAGTTTATTCATGTAAATACTGTTGCACCTTTTGGAACTTTCAGAACAAAAATCAGAAAATGGAAGAAGATAGTACTATAA
- the rnmV gene encoding ribonuclease M5 produces the protein MKKRIREVIVVEGKDDISAVKAAVDAEVFQVNGHAVRKNKSVEKLKIAYENKGLIILTDADYAGEEIRKYLNKCFPNAKNAYIPRKDSIKDEDIGIENAKPEDIILALERARCSFEENSENIFTTDLLFEYGLIAQNNSFELREKLGNELGIGYSNGKQLISKLNKYNISLEEFENAYNKIKK, from the coding sequence ATGAAAAAAAGAATAAGAGAAGTAATTGTTGTAGAAGGAAAAGATGATATTTCAGCTGTCAAGGCAGCTGTGGATGCAGAAGTTTTTCAAGTAAACGGTCATGCCGTGAGAAAAAATAAAAGTGTAGAGAAGTTAAAAATTGCCTATGAAAATAAAGGACTTATAATTTTAACTGATGCGGACTATGCCGGAGAAGAAATAAGAAAATATTTAAATAAATGTTTTCCAAATGCAAAAAATGCTTATATTCCTAGAAAAGACAGTATAAAAGATGAAGATATAGGAATAGAAAATGCTAAACCAGAAGATATAATTCTTGCTTTGGAGAGGGCAAGATGTAGCTTTGAAGAAAACTCAGAAAATATTTTTACAACAGATTTACTTTTTGAATATGGATTAATAGCTCAAAACAACTCCTTTGAACTTAGGGAAAAGTTGGGTAATGAATTGGGGATAGGCTATTCCAATGGAAAGCAGCTTATCTCTAAATTGAATAAGTATAATATCAGTCTTGAAGAATTTGAAAATGCATATAATAAAATAAAAAAATAA
- a CDS encoding cation transporter produces MKKIFKLEGLDCAHCANKIEEKISKLEGVNSIIVNFMTTKMTLEAADEKFESIFTEAKKIINELEPDVNIVKA; encoded by the coding sequence ATGAAGAAAATATTTAAATTAGAAGGATTGGACTGTGCACATTGTGCAAATAAAATAGAAGAAAAAATCTCAAAATTAGAAGGAGTTAATTCTATCATAGTTAATTTTATGACAACTAAAATGACTCTTGAGGCAGCTGATGAAAAATTTGAAAGTATATTTACAGAAGCTAAAAAAATTATAAATGAACTTGAACCGGATGTTAATATAGTAAAAGCTTAA
- a CDS encoding heavy metal translocating P-type ATPase, translating to MGKRERNILIAFIFFIAGLLLKKYNSTLSIIFLLIAYIVVGREVLLKAFRNIKRKEIFDENFLMTIATLGALIIGEYPEAVAVMLFYQVGELFQGYAVSKSRKSIAELMDIKPKFANVIRNGKIETIDPDEVKLGEIIEIRPGERVPLDAKVTKGHATLDTSSLTGESLPFEVEEEMDILSGCVNINGLIQARVTKEYFDSTVNKILDLVENAAGRKSKSEKLITKFAKIYTPIVVILAILLATMPPLTFDTGNWKEWIFRALAFLVVSCPCAFVISIPMSFFGGIGAASTDGILVKGGNYLEALADIDTIIFDKTGTLTRGIFSVQKIKICNEAFSEDEFLELVALTESSSNHPIAKSILKYYKKEINQNDIQEIKEISGKGIQATVKNKNVSVGNKKLVSVPENLKIEETGTILYVAIENNFVGYILIADEIKKTAKEDIENLKKLGIKNTIMLTGDTEKIGKKVAQDLNLDEVYANLLPADKVTKFEEILARKKNSKKKVIFVGDGINDAPVLARADVGIAMGGIGSDSAIEAADVVIMTDELKKIVSSIKIARKTIKIAIQNMSLAFIIKVIALILSAFGMASMWEAVFADVGVTILAVLNSFRVLKVEK from the coding sequence ATGGGAAAAAGAGAAAGAAATATTCTGATAGCTTTTATATTTTTTATTGCAGGACTGTTACTAAAGAAATATAATTCCACTCTTAGTATAATATTTTTGTTGATTGCATACATAGTTGTCGGAAGAGAGGTTTTATTAAAGGCTTTTAGAAATATTAAAAGAAAAGAGATATTTGATGAAAATTTTTTAATGACTATAGCTACCTTAGGAGCTCTAATTATTGGTGAATATCCAGAAGCCGTTGCAGTAATGCTTTTTTATCAAGTTGGCGAACTATTCCAAGGCTATGCTGTTTCAAAATCAAGGAAATCTATAGCTGAACTTATGGATATTAAACCTAAATTCGCCAATGTTATTAGAAATGGCAAAATAGAAACTATAGATCCTGATGAAGTTAAATTGGGTGAAATCATTGAAATTCGTCCCGGTGAAAGAGTTCCTTTAGACGCAAAAGTTACAAAAGGTCATGCCACTCTTGACACCTCTTCTTTAACTGGTGAATCTCTTCCCTTTGAGGTTGAAGAAGAAATGGATATTTTAAGTGGTTGCGTTAATATAAACGGTCTGATTCAAGCTAGAGTTACAAAAGAATATTTTGATTCGACTGTGAATAAAATTTTAGACTTAGTCGAGAATGCAGCAGGCAGAAAATCAAAATCTGAAAAATTGATTACAAAATTTGCTAAAATCTATACTCCTATTGTTGTCATTTTAGCAATTTTACTTGCAACAATGCCTCCATTGACTTTTGATACCGGAAATTGGAAAGAATGGATATTCAGAGCTCTTGCTTTCTTAGTTGTGTCTTGTCCTTGTGCCTTTGTCATATCTATCCCTATGAGTTTTTTCGGAGGAATAGGTGCTGCGTCAACAGATGGAATTTTAGTAAAAGGTGGGAATTATTTAGAGGCATTAGCTGACATAGATACAATAATTTTTGATAAAACAGGAACTCTAACTAGGGGTATTTTCTCCGTACAAAAAATAAAAATTTGTAATGAAGCTTTTTCAGAAGATGAATTTTTAGAATTAGTTGCTCTTACTGAATCATCTTCAAATCATCCAATTGCAAAATCTATCTTAAAGTATTATAAAAAAGAAATTAATCAAAATGATATTCAAGAAATAAAGGAAATTTCAGGAAAAGGTATTCAGGCAACAGTAAAAAATAAAAATGTATCAGTAGGAAATAAAAAACTTGTATCCGTTCCTGAAAATTTGAAAATTGAAGAAACAGGAACTATTCTTTATGTTGCCATTGAAAATAATTTTGTTGGCTATATTTTAATTGCTGATGAAATTAAAAAGACTGCAAAGGAAGATATTGAAAATTTAAAGAAACTTGGTATTAAAAATACTATTATGCTAACTGGAGATACAGAGAAAATTGGAAAAAAAGTGGCTCAAGATTTGAATTTAGATGAAGTTTATGCTAATTTACTACCGGCTGATAAAGTTACAAAATTTGAAGAAATCTTAGCAAGGAAGAAAAACTCAAAAAAGAAAGTTATATTTGTTGGTGACGGTATAAATGATGCACCTGTACTGGCGAGAGCTGATGTAGGTATAGCAATGGGAGGAATCGGTTCTGATTCAGCAATAGAAGCAGCCGATGTTGTAATAATGACAGATGAGCTAAAGAAAATTGTCAGCTCTATTAAAATTGCAAGAAAAACTATTAAGATTGCAATACAAAATATGTCCTTAGCCTTTATAATTAAAGTTATTGCACTTATTCTTAGTGCATTTGGTATGGCTAGCATGTGGGAGGCAGTTTTTGCAGATGTTGGAGTTACAATACTTGCTGTTTTAAATTCTTTCAGAGTTTTAAAAGTTGAAAAATAA
- a CDS encoding KilA-N domain-containing protein: MSKIQKDKIKAQGFSIEIYTEDFKNDYISLTDIARYKNEDDPRFVIQNWMRNRNTLEFIGLWEILNNKDFNRVQFDTFKMEAGLNRFTMTPQKWIENTNAKGIVSKSGRYGGTYAHSDIALEFASWLSPEFKLYIIQDYKRLKSDETSKLSLTWNLHREISKINYKIHTDAIQTYLLNDLTDSQLGFQYASEADMLNVALFNKTAKQWRDENKDLKGDMRDYASLNELLVLSNMESYNAILIEKGLTQKERMIELRKLARTQLISLEKIGDSSIKKLGKKK, translated from the coding sequence TTGTCAAAGATACAAAAAGATAAAATTAAAGCTCAAGGATTCAGCATAGAAATTTACACAGAAGACTTCAAAAATGATTATATATCTTTAACAGATATTGCAAGATATAAAAATGAAGATGATCCAAGATTTGTTATTCAGAATTGGATGAGGAATAGAAACACATTAGAATTTATTGGATTATGGGAAATATTAAATAACAAAGATTTTAACCGTGTGCAATTCGACACGTTTAAAATGGAAGCCGGTTTAAATAGATTTACAATGACACCTCAAAAATGGATTGAAAATACAAATGCAAAAGGTATTGTATCGAAATCTGGTAGATATGGAGGAACATATGCTCATAGTGATATTGCATTAGAATTTGCTTCTTGGTTATCTCCAGAGTTTAAGTTGTATATCATTCAAGATTATAAAAGATTGAAATCTGATGAAACTTCTAAGCTGTCATTAACTTGGAATTTACACAGAGAAATATCTAAAATCAACTATAAGATTCATACAGATGCTATACAAACATATCTGCTAAATGATTTAACCGATAGTCAATTAGGTTTTCAATATGCAAGTGAAGCTGATATGTTGAATGTTGCTTTATTTAATAAGACTGCTAAACAATGGCGAGATGAAAATAAAGATTTAAAAGGTGATATGAGAGACTATGCAAGTCTAAATGAATTACTTGTACTATCTAATATGGAAAGCTACAATGCCATTCTAATAGAAAAAGGCTTAACACAAAAGGAAAGAATGATTGAATTAAGAAAGCTTGCTAGAACACAATTGATATCACTTGAAAAAATTGGTGATAGTAGTATTAAAAAATTAGGAAAAAAGAAATAA
- a CDS encoding ShlB/FhaC/HecB family hemolysin secretion/activation protein, with translation MHNFRKVLVLKILLLMMMQKEVLAAPSGPPNPNSDAGVILKHEQEILKNEKLLKDFKEEKTKLREGIKSESPSQTQKKEEEELSFKVSTFKIDESEILSQVEIENIIRQYIGKEKKLEDLYQVVNKINGLYEEKGFIVCRAVLPSQTIKNGEIEIKLIEGKTGEVQLKGNTSTKESYIRNRITLPEGEISNFKKLNKELIWFNATNDAQIRVEMQAGKKIKTTDYILNVYEPKKNQLTIFGDNFGSKNTGEYRTGISYVNNSLTGHRDQFLISGIKTLGTQSVGLYYSFPVTKRGGHLNFQYSTGKIKIINGDLKDLEVRGKSSNYGFGFTQPLLVTEKRKIEASMDWSKQKSSTDIIGIKWVRDEISKVNFSLSMTSYGENQILYTKHNFSKGNVKFLNGKNKDFKKYSMLLMYQKAFANKTTFSTKLDAQYSFSDYLPSAEQFYAGGTYSVRGYRESFMGADKGISISNEFSMPLGNYGDTFLFFDAASFHGKNTLKKNKIYGIGLGYKKSFEKGTAISASIGFPLVKKIDNLEVDSYRLHITINHQF, from the coding sequence ATGCATAATTTCAGAAAGGTATTAGTGCTAAAAATATTGTTGCTGATGATGATGCAGAAAGAAGTGTTGGCTGCTCCATCAGGACCTCCTAATCCAAATAGTGACGCAGGAGTTATTTTAAAGCATGAGCAAGAAATTTTGAAGAATGAAAAACTATTGAAAGACTTTAAAGAAGAGAAAACGAAATTAAGAGAAGGGATAAAAAGTGAAAGCCCAAGTCAAACTCAGAAAAAGGAAGAAGAGGAGCTAAGTTTTAAAGTTAGTACTTTTAAAATAGATGAATCAGAAATTCTTTCACAAGTTGAGATTGAGAATATTATAAGACAATATATAGGTAAAGAAAAAAAGCTGGAAGACTTATATCAAGTTGTTAATAAAATTAATGGACTATATGAAGAAAAAGGCTTTATTGTTTGCCGTGCGGTTTTACCATCACAAACTATAAAAAATGGAGAAATTGAGATTAAATTAATAGAAGGAAAGACTGGAGAGGTTCAGTTAAAAGGAAATACTTCAACAAAGGAGAGTTATATAAGAAATAGAATAACTTTACCGGAGGGGGAAATTTCTAATTTTAAAAAATTAAATAAAGAACTTATATGGTTTAATGCAACTAACGATGCTCAAATAAGAGTTGAAATGCAAGCTGGGAAAAAAATTAAAACGACAGATTACATATTGAATGTTTACGAACCAAAAAAGAATCAACTTACTATTTTTGGAGATAACTTTGGTTCAAAAAATACAGGAGAATATCGTACAGGTATCAGTTATGTTAATAATAGTTTGACAGGTCATAGAGATCAGTTTTTAATTTCTGGGATTAAGACTTTGGGTACACAATCAGTAGGTTTATATTATAGTTTTCCTGTAACAAAAAGAGGAGGACATTTAAATTTTCAGTATTCTACTGGAAAAATTAAAATAATAAATGGTGATTTAAAAGATTTGGAAGTGAGAGGAAAATCATCGAACTATGGTTTTGGCTTTACACAGCCCCTATTAGTGACTGAAAAAAGAAAAATTGAGGCTTCAATGGATTGGTCAAAACAGAAATCATCTACAGATATAATAGGTATTAAATGGGTAAGAGATGAAATTTCTAAGGTAAATTTCTCTCTATCAATGACATCTTATGGTGAAAATCAAATATTGTATACTAAGCATAATTTTTCAAAAGGAAATGTTAAATTTTTAAATGGGAAAAATAAAGATTTTAAGAAATATAGTATGCTTTTAATGTATCAAAAGGCATTTGCTAATAAAACTACATTTAGTACAAAATTGGACGCTCAATATTCTTTTAGTGACTATCTTCCTTCAGCAGAACAATTTTATGCAGGTGGAACATATAGTGTAAGAGGATATAGAGAAAGTTTTATGGGTGCAGATAAGGGTATTTCAATCAGCAATGAATTTTCAATGCCATTAGGAAATTATGGAGATACTTTTCTGTTTTTTGATGCAGCATCTTTTCATGGAAAAAATACTTTGAAAAAAAATAAAATATATGGAATCGGACTGGGGTATAAGAAAAGTTTTGAAAAAGGAACAGCTATATCTGCAAGTATAGGCTTTCCTTTAGTAAAAAAAATAGATAATCTTGAAGTGGATTCATATAGACTACATATCACAATAAATCATCAATTTTAG
- a CDS encoding ArsR/SmtB family transcription factor, which translates to MKNTKICDCDIVHEDVIKKVKSKMPEDETLSDLSDFFKVIGDGTRIRILWALDESEMCVCDLANVLNMTKSAISHQLRSLREANLVKFRKSGKEVFYSLADNHVKEIFEQGLIHIKEEKK; encoded by the coding sequence ATGAAAAACACTAAAATATGTGATTGTGATATTGTTCATGAAGATGTCATAAAAAAAGTTAAAAGTAAAATGCCTGAAGATGAAACTCTAAGTGATTTGTCAGATTTCTTTAAAGTCATTGGAGATGGTACAAGAATTAGAATTTTATGGGCATTAGACGAAAGTGAAATGTGTGTATGCGATCTTGCAAATGTTTTAAATATGACAAAATCTGCAATTTCTCACCAACTTCGTTCTTTGAGAGAGGCAAATTTAGTAAAATTTCGTAAATCTGGAAAAGAAGTTTTCTATTCACTTGCAGATAATCATGTCAAAGAAATCTTTGAGCAAGGTTTAATACATATCAAAGAAGAAAAAAAGTAA